In one window of Arachis ipaensis cultivar K30076 chromosome B06, Araip1.1, whole genome shotgun sequence DNA:
- the LOC107605754 gene encoding uncharacterized protein LOC107605754 yields MGSLMAGWDSKSATLKRNRSLTKDEIDAYWRTKKKIEEEHLRAISNLAQVVQTSTTSIEVEKKLQRAITMPLGRGNESLNLNIDSNLEELIKKNGWWTKSSWAFLNEPPVTESSSNKYVSQFHVANMGTAHGDGISA; encoded by the exons ATGGGTTCTCTTATGGCAGGATGGGACTCTAAATCAG CAACACTTAAGAGGAACCGTTCCCTTACCAAAGATGAAATTGATGCTTATTGgagaacaaagaagaagatagagGAAGAACATCTTAGAGCTATTTCAAATTTAGCACAAGTTGTTCAG ACAAGTACAACATCAATTGAGGTTGAGAAGAAGCTTCAAAGGGCAATTACCATGCCCTTAGGCCGTGGAAATGAGTCATTAAATTTGAATATTGACTCAAATTTGGAGGAGCTTATCAAGAAAAATGGATG GTGGACCAAGAGTAGCTGGGCATTTCTGAATGAGCCTCCAGTTACTGAATCTTCATCCAACAAGTATGTGTCTCAGTTTCATGTTGCAAACATGGGAACTGCTCATGGAGATGGAATCAGTGCTTGA
- the LOC107605753 gene encoding tubby-like F-box protein 5: MMKPLKNIVKELKEIGESISNMYRNNNNNNNNKHSVHHHHYRHGKSHIAPECSSPISSLSSSPSQSSLLSVTVPACSSAMAARDQSRWANLPPELLLDIIKRVEGSETSWPSRRVVVACASVCRTWRQITKDVVKTPEQCGWITFPISLKQPGPRDTPIQCFIKRERASSTYCLYLGLSPAPSGDMSKLLLAAKKTRRATCTEFFISLVADDFSRASTTYIGKLRSNFLGTKFMILDGQPSLDPSLLQSNCKSQQRVHLKQVLPRVAASSSSSSANYNVATVSYELNVLRTRGPRRMRCAMHSIPVSSIQEGGTAPTPLNFTNFLNDHECTTLSLSKAKKPVTETGSASTLSTPESSHCARELVLKNKAPRWHEQLQCWCLNFKGRVTVASVKNFQLVAAVEPSQNVSTAEQEKVILQFGKIGKDIFTMDYRYPLSAFQAFAICLSSFDTKPACE, encoded by the exons ATGATGAAGCCATTGAAGAATATTGTGAAGGAGCTCAAGGAGATTGGAGAAAGCATTAGCAACATGTAtagaaacaacaacaacaacaacaacaacaagcatagtgttcatcatcatcattataggCATGGAAAATCACACATTGCACCTGAATGTTCATCACCAATATCATCactatcatcatcaccatcacaatcatcattattatcagtAACAGTACCAGCATGCTCTTCAGCCATGGCAGCAAGAGATCAGAGCAGGTGGGCTAACTTGCCACCTGAGTTGCTGTTAGACATAATCAAAAGGGTGGAAGGAAGTGAAACTTCATGGCCTTCTAGAAGAGTGGTTGTGGCATGTGCCTCAGTTTGCAGAACTTGGAGACAGATAACAAAGGATGTGGTTAAGACACCAGAACAGTGTGGTTGGATCACTTTCCCTATATCACTCAAGCag CCTGGTCCAAGAGACACTCCAATACAGTGTTTTATTAAGAGAGAAAGGGCCTCTTCAACATATTGTTTATACCTTGGTCTCAGCCCTG CTCCTTCTGGTGATATGAGCAAACTACTACTGGCTGCAAAGAAGACTAGAAGGGCAACATGTACCGAATTCTTCATATCATTGGTCGCGGACGATTTCTCGCGAGCTAGCACTACTTACATCGGAAAACTAAG GTCTAATTTTCTTGGCACCAAGTTCATGATCTTGGATGGTCAGCCTTCACTCGATCCTTCTTTGCTTCAATCGAATTGCAAATCGCAGCAAAGAGTACACCTGAAACAGGTTCTTCCAAgagttgctgcttcttcttcttcttcttctgctaacTATAATGTAGCAACAGTCTCTTATGAACTCAATGTTCTGAGAACAAGAGGGCCGAGGCGAATGCGATGTGCAATGCACTCAATCCCTGTATCATCAATCCAAGAAGGAGGAACTGCTCCAACTCCTTTAAATTTCACCAATTTCTTGAATGATCATGAATGTACTACTCTGTCTCTCTCCAAAGCGAAGAAGCCAGTAACTGAAACCGGGTCAGCTAGTACTCTCAGTACTCCAGAATCAAGCCATTGTGCAAGAGAACTTGTTTTGAAAAACAAGGCTCCTAGATGGCATGAGCAACTTCAATGTTGGTGCTTGAATTTCAAGGGCCGAGTCACAGTTGCGTCTGTTAAGAACTTTCAGCTTGTAGCAGCTGTAGAGCCTTCTCAAAATGTTTCTACCGCGGAACAAGAGAAAGTGATACTACAATTTGGAAAGATTGGGAAGGACATATTCACCATGGATTACCGGTATCCCCTTTCGGCCTTTCAAGCCTTCGCAATCTGTTTAAGCAGCTTCGACACCAAACCTGCTTGCGAATGA
- the LOC107647823 gene encoding proteoglycan 4-like gives MTLKRKSFRLRIPWPFAPIGQPSTERPGRPKGKTKSTKDSDTDVPIQRAPSPPPKPPIIEIPEKPTTTSVMIESSIPSPSKASTPYHTPQPSPSKTSTPFHTPSPSPLLQHSIVSSSPKTPPKLATQETTRPEQEEENKDVSEPKIMSIEPQDSQQQVSKTEPASNQPPTSQLPPLAEPTSETLKRNTEERTLAALPDSEEEEEKIVEAVSEFEPVPQETETKAKSPLKSIPNSPQMPTQPPDFKSQTSFKPSSPVSTTEPTFDEPPPPQLPPLAARTGEVLMRAADERTLPALPSSQGEEEKIVEAVSEFEPVPQETETKAKSPLKTIPNSPQMSTQPPDFKSQTSFKPSSPVSKTEPTFDESPPPQLPPLAARTGELLMRAADERTLPALPSSQGEKEKIVEAVSELEPVPQEFEPETSFKSSSPISKTEPTFDQPSIQESTLPPLLASQETESKAVSFHHEPTSDQSPLALLKEAELKMKSPLNTIPKLPEESSRHEMEQTTSTEKKFDLHGAAESSKPSLKPQSKLLEPQEKEKEVHEHVKARKSKGRSTSQPILHTIASSSGTKSNKDPFSEVFRPRCRTQQVVERNLMFATSKFMSSISPEKAAFHKGIVGEVSKFVHKLSTEEQTQVVTLAGENRGATMEVENLAKNEADEAEEVEPEESSQVITDMDGNTEKDLTKDDAFGMAYVNSNIQSINNSVMVHGSIT, from the coding sequence ATGACTCTTAAAAGGAAATCCTTCCGGCTAAGGATTCCGTGGCCGTTTGCGCCTATCGGCCAGCCGAGTACTGAACGGCCGGGCCGTCCGAAAGGCAAAACAAAATCTACCAAAGATTCAGACACAGATGTACCAATTCAAAGAGCACCTTCACCACCACCTAAGCCTCCAATAATAGAGATTCCTGAAAAACCAACAACTACTTCTGTGATGATTGAATCTTCGATTCCTTCTCCATCAAAAGCTTCAACACCATATCACACCCCACAACCTTCTCCATCCAAAACTTCAACCCCATTTCACactccatcaccatcaccattacTCCAACATTCTATAGTGTCCTCTTCTCCCAAGACTCCACCAAAGCTTGCTACCCAAGAAACCACAAGGCCTGAACAAGAAGAGGAAAACAAGGATGTCTCTGAGCCAAAGATAATGTCAATTGAGCCTCAAGACTCTCAGCAACAAGTCTCTAAAACCGAACCAGCTTCTAATCAACCTCCTACTTCTCAATTGCCTCCATTAGCAGAGCCAACCAGCGAGACGTTAAAGCGCAACACTGAAGAAAGAACTCTGGCTGCATTGCCTGAttctgaagaggaagaagagaagattgTAGAGGCAGTGTCTGAGTTTGAGCCTGTGCCTCAAGAAACCGAAACAAAAGCAAAGTCACCTTTGAAAAGCATCCCCAATTCACCTCAGATGCCAACACAGCCTCCAGATTTCAAATCACAAACTTCTTTTAAGCCTTCATCTCCAGTTTCTACAACCGAACCAACCTTTGATGAACCTCCACCTCCTCAATTACCTCCTTTAGCAGCGCGAACCGGCGAGGTGTTAATGCGGGCTGCTGACGAAAGAACTCTGCCTGCATTGCCTAGTtctcaaggggaagaagagaagatTGTAGAGGCAGTGTCTGAGTTTGAGCCTGTGCCTCAAGAAACCGAAACAAAAGCAAAATCACCTTTGAAAACCATCCCCAATTCACCTCAGATGTCAACACAGCCTCCAGATTTCAAATCACAAACTTCTTTTAAGCCTTCATCTCCAGTTTCTAAAACCGAACCAACCTTTGATGAATCTCCACCTCCTCAATTACCTCCTTTAGCAGCACGAACCGGCGAGTTGTTAATGCGCGCTGCTGACGAAAGAACTCTGCCTGCATTGCCTAGTTCTCAAGGGGAAAAAGAGAAAATTGTTGAGGCTGTGTCTGAGCTTGAGCCTGTGCCTCAAGAATTTGAACCAGAAACCTCTTTTAAGTCTTCATCTCCAATTTCTAAAACTGAACCAACCTTTGATCAGCCAAGTATTCAAGAAAGCACTTTGCCTCCATTACTTGCCTCTCAAGAAACCGAATCAAAAGCTGTCTCTTTTCATCATGAACCAACCTCTGATCAATCCCCTTTGGCGTTGCTGAAAGAAGCTGAGCTGAAGATGAAGTCACCATTGAATACCATCCCAAAGTTGCCTGAGGAATCTTCTAGACATGAAATGGAACAAACAACATCGACAGAAAAGAAGTTTGATTTGCATGGTGCTGCTGAGAGTTCCAAGCCCTCTTTGAAACCACAAAGCAAGTTACTTGAGCCTCAAGAAAAGGAGAAAGAGGTGCATGAACATGTTAAAGCAAGAAAATCCAAAGGCAGATCCACTAGCCAACCAATTCTACATACCATAGCATCTAGTTCAGGAACAAAGAGCAATAAGGATCCATTCTCTGAGGTGTTTCGTCCGCGATGCAGAACACAACAAGTAGTAGAGAGAAACTTGATGTTTGCAACTTCCAAGTTTATGTCAAGCATCTCACCAGAAAAGGCTGCATTTCATAAAGGCATCGTAGGCGAGGTTTCGAAGTTTGTTCACAAACTATCCACTGAGGAACAAACACAGGTTGTGACACTGGCTGGGGAGAACAGAGGAGCCACAATGGAAGTTGAGAATTTGGCGAAGAATGAGGCCGATGAGGCCGAAGAGGTCGAGCCGGAAGAGAGCTCCCAGGTAATCACAGACATGGATGGAAACACTGAGAAAGATTTAACCAAGGATGATGCATTTGGGATGGCTTATGTCAACAGCAACATTCAAAGTATCAACAATTCAGTGATGGTTCATGGTTCAATCACCTAA